A window of Thermococcus aggregans contains these coding sequences:
- the asnS gene encoding asparagine--tRNA ligase produces MIEKVYCADVKPKMEGERVRLAGWVYRKREVGKKVFIVLRDSSGIIQTVFTKELNEEAYTKAKQVGIESSVIIEGTVKVDPRAPTGVEVQADKIEIIQNVEFFPITKDASEEFLLDVRHLHLHSPKVADIMKVKATLMQAAREWLLQDGWYEVFPPILVTGAVEGGSTLFKLKYFDREAYLSQSAQLYLEAAIFGLEKVWSLTPSFRAEKSRTRRHLTEYWHLELEAAWMDLWDIMKVEEELVSYMVQRTLELRRKEIERFREDLTPLKNTEPPFPRISYDEAIDILQNKGVKIEWGEDMGADEERVLTEEFDRPFFVYGYPKHIKAFYMKEDAEDPRKVLAADMLAPEGYGEIIGGSQREDNYEKLLQRILEEGMDPKNYEWYLDLRKYGSVPHSGFGLGLERLVAWVLKLDHIKWATLFPRTPSRIYP; encoded by the coding sequence ATGATTGAGAAGGTTTACTGTGCAGATGTAAAACCTAAAATGGAAGGAGAACGGGTAAGACTTGCCGGATGGGTTTATAGAAAAAGAGAAGTTGGTAAAAAAGTCTTCATAGTCCTTAGGGACTCGAGCGGTATAATACAAACTGTCTTCACAAAAGAGCTCAACGAAGAAGCCTACACAAAAGCAAAGCAAGTTGGAATAGAATCAAGCGTTATTATCGAAGGAACAGTTAAAGTGGACCCAAGAGCCCCAACCGGAGTAGAAGTTCAGGCGGATAAGATAGAGATCATCCAGAACGTTGAGTTCTTCCCGATAACGAAAGACGCAAGCGAAGAATTCCTACTAGATGTTAGACACCTCCACCTCCACTCACCAAAAGTCGCTGACATCATGAAAGTTAAAGCCACACTAATGCAGGCAGCGAGGGAATGGCTCCTCCAAGATGGATGGTATGAGGTATTCCCGCCAATCCTAGTCACCGGTGCAGTGGAAGGAGGATCCACACTATTTAAGCTCAAATACTTCGACAGAGAAGCTTACCTCAGCCAGTCAGCCCAGCTTTATCTCGAAGCCGCAATCTTCGGCTTAGAAAAAGTCTGGAGCTTAACGCCAAGCTTCAGAGCAGAAAAGAGCAGGACAAGAAGGCACCTTACCGAATACTGGCACCTTGAGCTCGAGGCGGCATGGATGGACTTGTGGGACATAATGAAGGTTGAGGAAGAGCTAGTAAGCTATATGGTACAGCGAACTCTTGAACTCAGAAGAAAAGAAATTGAAAGATTCAGGGAAGACTTAACACCGCTCAAAAACACAGAGCCGCCATTCCCAAGGATAAGCTACGACGAGGCAATAGATATCCTTCAAAACAAGGGCGTCAAGATTGAGTGGGGCGAGGACATGGGTGCTGACGAAGAAAGAGTCCTAACAGAGGAATTTGACAGGCCGTTCTTTGTCTATGGTTACCCCAAGCACATCAAGGCATTTTACATGAAAGAAGACGCCGAAGACCCAAGAAAAGTTTTAGCAGCAGACATGCTTGCTCCTGAGGGATATGGTGAGATTATTGGCGGAAGCCAGAGAGAAGACAACTATGAGAAGCTCTTGCAGCGCATACTTGAAGAGGGCATGGATCCAAAGAACTATGAGTGGTACCTTGACCTCAGAAAGTACGGAAGCGTTCCGCACAGCGGATTTGGGCTTGGGCTTGAGAGGTTAGTCGCATGGGTGCTCAAGCTCGACCACATCAAGTGGGCTACATTATTCCCAAGAACACCCTCAAGAATCTACCCATAA
- a CDS encoding amidohydrolase — translation MKAIIADYALDAEGLKRDVVVLIENDRITGVIPRESLKEFDVDETFGGKGYLLIPGLINAHTHVAMNKFRGFGDDMPLDRWLNEVIWPMEKEWNEEEIYKWALIGIAEAVSNGSTIINDHYFFAWKIAEAAEKLGVRAFIGQTMMDLVEMPIAEPEMGFRFFKKWKKNSLVKPTLAPHATDTVSSDLLMEVKEIAEKENALVHMHVSQSKEEVLRVKKREKKLPVEYLNDLGMLKEYFIGVHGVYLSKDEVKIWAESDATLVHCPTSLAKLEGEVAPIIDLWELGGRIALGNDCAVSNNSLDMILEMKFAAILNKVKQRDPTKPTAKEVFYWATVGGAKALGIKAGLIKEGYLADLVLINTKKLHFMPHENMLSHIVYSARGSDVEKVFVGGELIYDSGRFLKTDEIEKLLND, via the coding sequence GTGAAAGCAATTATAGCCGATTATGCCCTCGATGCAGAGGGGCTTAAGAGGGACGTTGTTGTTCTTATAGAAAATGATAGGATAACTGGAGTAATTCCCCGCGAAAGTCTGAAGGAATTCGATGTAGATGAAACCTTTGGAGGAAAAGGCTATCTCCTCATACCGGGGCTTATCAATGCTCACACTCACGTCGCGATGAACAAATTTAGGGGATTTGGAGATGACATGCCCCTAGACAGATGGCTTAACGAAGTGATATGGCCAATGGAGAAAGAATGGAACGAGGAAGAAATCTACAAGTGGGCTCTAATAGGAATCGCCGAGGCAGTATCAAATGGCTCGACGATAATAAACGACCACTACTTCTTTGCATGGAAAATAGCAGAAGCAGCAGAAAAGTTGGGTGTTAGGGCCTTTATTGGGCAGACAATGATGGACCTCGTTGAAATGCCCATAGCAGAGCCTGAGATGGGGTTTAGATTCTTCAAAAAATGGAAAAAGAATTCCCTTGTAAAGCCTACTTTGGCTCCGCACGCAACTGATACGGTTTCAAGTGATCTGCTAATGGAAGTCAAGGAAATCGCAGAGAAGGAGAATGCATTGGTCCATATGCACGTCTCCCAGAGCAAAGAGGAAGTCCTCCGAGTCAAAAAGAGAGAAAAGAAGCTGCCGGTTGAATACCTAAATGACTTAGGAATGTTAAAGGAATACTTCATAGGGGTTCACGGAGTGTATCTCTCAAAAGACGAGGTCAAGATCTGGGCAGAGAGCGATGCAACCCTTGTTCACTGTCCCACAAGTTTGGCAAAGCTCGAAGGAGAGGTAGCTCCAATAATAGACCTCTGGGAGCTTGGCGGAAGAATAGCCCTTGGAAATGACTGTGCAGTTTCCAATAATTCCCTCGACATGATCCTCGAAATGAAGTTTGCGGCGATACTCAACAAGGTAAAGCAAAGAGACCCCACAAAGCCAACAGCAAAGGAGGTATTTTACTGGGCAACAGTTGGGGGAGCTAAGGCATTGGGAATAAAAGCCGGCCTTATAAAAGAAGGCTACCTAGCGGATCTTGTCCTCATAAACACAAAGAAGCTCCATTTCATGCCTCACGAAAACATGCTCTCGCACATTGTCTATTCAGCAAGGGGAAGCGATGTGGAAAAGGTCTTCGTTGGGGGAGAGCTAATCTACGACAGCGGGAGGTTTCTAAAAACCGACGAGATTGAGAAGCTGCTTAATGATTAG